The Nitrospira sp. sequence GACCCGTCTCTGCGATGAGCTGTTCAATCTGCTGAATGAGGCGATCAGTCGGCGTCATCTCGTAGCGGCTGATGTAGTTGAGCCCTACGTCGCAGAAGGTGCATTGTTTCCAGTAGCACCCGTGTGCCACGGTCAATTTATTCCAGTGGCCCTCCGACCAGAGACGATGCATCGGGTTGGTACTGTCGAGAACGGTCAGGTAGCGATCCAGTGCCAGGCCGCGATAGGTCGGACAGCCGATGTCGTTCATCGTGAAGTCGGTTGATGAAGGGTCGTCGGCATAGACCACACGGTCCGCTTCGCGATACATCGTGCGGCACAGAGATCGGCGTGGGCGTCGGCCGGAGAGGTGTTCGATCAACGAGAGGATCGGCCGTTCACCGTTGTCGAGCGTGATGAAATCGACGTAATCAAACACTCGAAGGTCAGCCACACGGCGCAATTCTGTGTTCACGTACCCGCCGCCGATGGCTACCGGCAGATCGGGATAGTGTTGCTTGATCGTTTTTGCGATAAGGAATGCGCCATACAGATTGCCGGGGAATGGTACGGAAAGACCGATCAGCGATGGACGGACCCGCTCGAAATGTTTCCAGAACGACATCAACATCCATTCATCAATCACAGTTGGCGGCTCAGCTAAGGCCGCGGCGATTTGATCAAAGGAGGAGGCGGAGCGTCCGATGTGTTCGGCATATCGGCTTAAGGCAAAATGTGGGGTGATGGTGGCTTGGACCAAATCAGCCAGGTCTTCAAGAAAGAATGTGGCCCATTGTTTAGCCCTATCAACCACGGATACGGATCGAGGGAATGTCTTACGACCCCGAAATCTTGGCCCCTGAGGTAGCACGCCAGGCTGAATCAAGTGCGAGGCGGCATCTGGCGTGTCTCCCTGCAGGAAGGCGATGACGGGTCCGACCATTGCGATGTAGCTGTGCTCCGCTTTCATCATGGCGAGCGCTTCCTTGGGAAGAGAGCCGTCGTAGTCGCGCAGTTGCCTGAAGATACATCGTAGGCCGTCAGGGCTGAACAGGCGTAGTACCATTTCAATGCCCAAGTCAGCTTGGTCGACCTGGATTCTGCGAGACTCAAGAAACCCTGTCAGATAGGCGGTGGATGGGTAGGGGGTATTGAGCTGAGTCAACGGCGGAATCAGCAACAAAACACGAGGGGAAGTCATGACTCGACATAGCATACAGAGAGACTCGAATGCTATGTCCGGCGCGGAGAGCCGGTTGTCAGCGATGTGCTCGTTTCAGTGTCGAGATCGATGTGCGCACATGGTGTGCTGGTCAGTTGCTCCTACTTTCTTAGGTCTAGGATACTGCCGAGCAAGGCATCTCCCGTCTTGAGAGTATGCAGGTTGGCTTCGAAACTGCGTTGCGCCAAGATTTGTTGCACCGTTTCTTCGCCAAGATCGACATTCGAAAGCTCGACCATGGCCGGGCTGCTGCCTGTGTCTCGAAGGACGGTTGGGCCTGCGGAATGATCTTTCTCAACTACCGGAAGGACGCCGCCGGTAGGTACCTCGACAAACTCCGTCTTCGATCTCTTGAAGCCGTCAGTGTTGACGTTCGCAACATTGTGTGCCACGACTTCGATCTGTTTACCAAAGGCCGTCAGGCCTGAGAGTGCGGTATGGATCGCGGAAATCATTCGGCACCTCCGATCGGTTGGGACTGTAATTCAGAGGAAGGTACCGGGTGAATGGGAGGGAGGTCCAGACTGGTCAGGTCGTCGATTGTGTGGCAGCTAGGCTGACCCTGGAACATGTTCCGTCCCTGTTAAGGTCCCTCGGCTTTGCGTCCCACCCTCTCGGGTGGTTTGCCTTTTTCACCCTGTCGAACACTGTATCGGCTGTTCTGCCTGATACTTGAGCGAACGACTAGTTGAAGTGTAGCAGAAGCCGGTGTGTGGGAACTGCGAACGACCGCCACCAACCAGCAGGATCGAACACATAGGACGCAGGCAGACTGCTCACCTCAATCGAGGATGGCGAGTTCCTCCCGAACACTTATAATGTGACACCCCTAGGCTTCTGGCTCAGATAATGAGTATAGGGGTATGCCAGGCCGCGACCAAACCTGTAACACTGACGGTCCTCGGGACAAATCTCCAAGCACTGTTGCGAAACACCGAGTGATCATCGCATCGGGCGCCCCTTGTGAATGTCAGAGTAGACTCCGGCGA is a genomic window containing:
- a CDS encoding radical SAM protein, coding for MTSPRVLLLIPPLTQLNTPYPSTAYLTGFLESRRIQVDQADLGIEMVLRLFSPDGLRCIFRQLRDYDGSLPKEALAMMKAEHSYIAMVGPVIAFLQGDTPDAASHLIQPGVLPQGPRFRGRKTFPRSVSVVDRAKQWATFFLEDLADLVQATITPHFALSRYAEHIGRSASSFDQIAAALAEPPTVIDEWMLMSFWKHFERVRPSLIGLSVPFPGNLYGAFLIAKTIKQHYPDLPVAIGGGYVNTELRRVADLRVFDYVDFITLDNGERPILSLIEHLSGRRPRRSLCRTMYREADRVVYADDPSSTDFTMNDIGCPTYRGLALDRYLTVLDSTNPMHRLWSEGHWNKLTVAHGCYWKQCTFCDVGLNYISRYEMTPTDRLIQQIEQLIAETGRRGFHFVDEAAPPAALKSLALALLERRIDITWWGNIRFETAFSPDLCRLLSASGCIAVTAGLEAASDRLLDKMKKGITVDQTALVAAGFKEAGILIHAYLMYGCPSETIQETVDSLERVRQLVAADLLQSAFWHRFTVTAHSPVGLNPSGHGLRILGPEFQGFAENDLLHDDRRGEAPVWLGEGLRRSLLNYLERRGLDLDVRQWFDCDVPRPHVPSTWLNRLLKTRRAEDSSSAERRFVWLGEPVICASTGKKSRVILPGSQTDQVLILPEAQAQWLEQLTREATPQRPSPAYPHIREASSLFPGMSSEFNTFLTTPSWRKVRAAGLVLV
- a CDS encoding flagellar biosynthesis protein FlgC, whose translation is MISAIHTALSGLTAFGKQIEVVAHNVANVNTDGFKRSKTEFVEVPTGGVLPVVEKDHSAGPTVLRDTGSSPAMVELSNVDLGEETVQQILAQRSFEANLHTLKTGDALLGSILDLRK